A single region of the Longimicrobium sp. genome encodes:
- a CDS encoding MBL fold metallo-hydrolase, with protein MRVTVLGSGSRGNAILVEADGVRLLVDAGFSGRDLERRLDAAGVDPSTLTALLITHDHGDHTRGMGVAARRWGVPLHLTDLTRNVCRELLDGSEDVRPYTSAAPVEIGGLMVTPFLTVHDAVDPVAVTVTEIETGEKLGIATDLGRATATVRHALTACHVLILESNHDELMLRQCHYPWSVKSRIGGSHGHLSNRAAAELVRELFHDELCAVVLAHLSEAANDPALAHDVVGEALERLRFTGSLAVAPQDRPLETIDVTRLKSLRLPAQMSLF; from the coding sequence GTGCGGGTTACGGTCCTGGGCAGCGGCAGCCGCGGCAACGCCATCCTCGTGGAGGCGGATGGCGTGCGGCTGCTGGTGGATGCCGGCTTCAGCGGCCGCGACCTGGAGCGCCGGCTGGACGCGGCGGGCGTGGACCCGTCGACGCTGACGGCGCTGCTCATCACGCACGACCACGGCGACCACACGCGCGGGATGGGCGTGGCGGCGCGCCGCTGGGGCGTTCCCCTGCACCTGACCGACCTCACGCGCAACGTCTGCCGCGAGCTGCTCGACGGCAGCGAAGACGTGCGCCCCTACACCAGCGCCGCGCCGGTGGAGATCGGCGGGCTGATGGTGACGCCGTTCCTGACCGTGCACGACGCCGTCGACCCCGTCGCCGTGACGGTGACGGAGATCGAGACGGGGGAGAAGCTGGGGATCGCCACGGACCTGGGGCGCGCGACGGCCACGGTGCGGCACGCGCTGACCGCCTGCCACGTGCTGATCCTGGAGAGCAACCACGACGAGCTGATGCTGCGCCAGTGCCACTATCCGTGGTCGGTGAAGTCGCGCATCGGCGGGAGCCACGGCCACCTCTCCAACCGCGCCGCGGCCGAGCTGGTGCGCGAACTCTTCCACGACGAGCTCTGCGCCGTCGTCCTGGCCCACCTCAGCGAGGCCGCGAACGATCCCGCCCTCGCGCACGACGTGGTCGGCGAGGCGCTGGAGCGGCTCCGCTTCACCGGCTCGCTCGCCGTGGCCCCGCAGGACCGCCCGCTGGAAACGATCGACGTCACCCGCCTGAAGTCGCTCCGCCTCCCCGCGCAGATGTCGTTGTTCTGA
- a CDS encoding putative sugar nucleotidyl transferase, translating to MPLSLILFDDEVSALWEPFALTRPGGELVFGAMTLRERAERVFGARCIVHLAPDHLRGFEEAGAPLVLGYGDAPAEGDRLFISARAVPAWGSGEAWMQRRGGAGALLVGDEVVGWFAPEGTPGPDAEFFRRPGAIVDRTGAVVLAGKTLGRVWELMSLTPAQIAEDVAGLFPGAATPQLPAGVHLLGPHPLIVGDGVVIEPGVVFDTSDGPVWLDDRSHVRAFSRVAGPVYLGRGSIILGGSVEQASIGPVCRIRGEFAESVAVAYVNKAHDGHIGHAYLGAWVNLGAETTNSDLKNNYSTIRLWTPEGEVDTGEIKVGSFLGDHVKTGIGLLLNTGTVVGAGSNLFGAAMPPKYVPPFSWGTGEDLTAYRVDKFLEVAERAMARRKVTLTAGARAQLERAWQRSRGGEEKS from the coding sequence ATGCCGCTGTCGCTGATCCTGTTCGACGACGAGGTCTCCGCGCTCTGGGAGCCGTTCGCGCTCACCCGACCCGGCGGCGAGCTGGTGTTCGGGGCGATGACGCTGCGCGAGCGCGCCGAGCGCGTGTTCGGCGCTCGATGCATCGTCCATCTCGCCCCCGATCACCTGCGCGGCTTCGAGGAGGCCGGCGCGCCGCTCGTCCTGGGCTACGGCGACGCGCCGGCGGAGGGCGACCGGCTCTTCATCTCCGCCCGCGCCGTCCCCGCGTGGGGGAGCGGCGAGGCGTGGATGCAGCGCCGCGGCGGCGCCGGCGCGCTGCTGGTGGGCGACGAGGTCGTCGGCTGGTTCGCGCCGGAGGGAACGCCGGGTCCGGACGCGGAGTTCTTCCGCCGCCCCGGCGCCATCGTCGACCGCACGGGCGCCGTCGTCCTCGCGGGGAAGACGCTCGGCCGCGTGTGGGAGCTGATGTCGCTCACCCCCGCGCAGATCGCCGAGGACGTCGCGGGTCTCTTCCCCGGCGCCGCTACGCCGCAGCTTCCGGCGGGCGTCCACCTCCTCGGCCCGCATCCCCTGATCGTGGGGGACGGCGTGGTGATCGAGCCGGGCGTGGTCTTCGACACCTCCGACGGGCCGGTGTGGCTGGACGACCGCTCGCACGTGCGGGCGTTCTCGCGCGTGGCGGGCCCCGTCTACCTCGGCCGGGGATCGATCATCCTGGGCGGGAGCGTGGAGCAGGCCAGCATCGGCCCCGTCTGCCGCATCCGCGGCGAGTTCGCGGAGAGCGTGGCCGTCGCGTACGTGAACAAGGCGCACGACGGGCACATCGGCCATGCCTACCTGGGCGCCTGGGTGAACCTGGGCGCGGAGACCACCAACAGCGACCTCAAGAACAACTACTCCACCATCCGTCTCTGGACGCCCGAGGGAGAGGTCGACACGGGGGAGATCAAGGTCGGCTCGTTCCTGGGCGACCACGTGAAGACGGGGATCGGGCTGCTGCTGAACACGGGCACGGTGGTCGGCGCGGGGAGCAACCTGTTCGGCGCCGCGATGCCGCCCAAGTACGTGCCGCCCTTCAGCTGGGGAACCGGAGAGGACCTGACGGCGTACCGGGTGGACAAGTTCCTCGAGGTCGCCGAGCGCGCGATGGCGCGTCGAAAGGTGACGCTGACCGCGGGTGCCCGCGCGCAACTGGAGCGTGCGTGGCAGCGCTCACGCGGCGGGGAAGAAAAGTCCTGA
- a CDS encoding sugar phosphate nucleotidyltransferase, with the protein MQTTSTPATPPPVPHLWTVILAGGVGSRFWPVSTPARPKQLLPLASERPLIRDTVDRIVPLVPQERLRILTGAHLADPILATLPELGPGNLLLEPAARGTAPVLAWAAAEIERRDPDAVMVSLHSDHVIHPPEAFRALIARAAELAAGHRRLFTIGAVPTRPETGYGYVRLGAELPAPADAPRGEPGYEVARFVEKPDRATAEGYVASGEYLWNTGLFVWRASDLLDEIERVSPELAELVPIVREGGMEEFFARAPTISVDNAVLERSDRVGVVRATFAWDDVGAWDAVARTRGIESPGNCLVGEAYAVDAAGTTIYAEDGPVVAFGVEDLVIVRTHGITFVAHRDRSPDLKALLAELPEQLRNL; encoded by the coding sequence TTGCAGACCACGAGTACACCCGCCACCCCGCCGCCGGTTCCCCACCTCTGGACGGTGATCCTGGCGGGCGGGGTGGGCTCGCGCTTCTGGCCCGTCAGCACGCCGGCGCGCCCCAAGCAGCTGCTGCCGCTGGCGTCGGAGCGCCCGCTGATCCGCGACACGGTGGACCGCATCGTCCCCCTGGTCCCGCAGGAGCGGCTGCGGATCCTCACCGGCGCGCACCTGGCCGACCCCATCCTGGCCACCCTCCCCGAGCTGGGGCCGGGGAACCTGCTGCTGGAACCCGCCGCGCGGGGGACGGCGCCGGTGCTGGCCTGGGCGGCGGCCGAGATCGAGCGGCGCGACCCCGACGCGGTGATGGTGTCGCTGCACAGCGACCACGTGATCCACCCCCCCGAGGCCTTCCGCGCGCTGATCGCCCGCGCGGCCGAGCTGGCCGCCGGGCACCGCCGCCTGTTCACCATCGGCGCCGTGCCCACGCGCCCGGAGACGGGATACGGCTACGTGCGCCTGGGCGCCGAGCTTCCCGCGCCGGCCGACGCGCCGCGGGGCGAGCCGGGATACGAGGTCGCGCGCTTCGTGGAGAAGCCCGACCGCGCCACGGCGGAGGGCTACGTCGCGTCGGGCGAGTACCTGTGGAACACGGGACTGTTCGTGTGGCGCGCCTCGGACCTGCTGGACGAGATCGAGCGCGTCTCTCCCGAGCTGGCCGAGCTCGTCCCCATCGTGCGCGAGGGGGGGATGGAAGAGTTCTTCGCGCGCGCGCCCACCATCTCCGTGGACAACGCGGTGCTGGAGCGGTCCGACCGCGTGGGCGTCGTGCGCGCCACCTTCGCGTGGGACGACGTGGGCGCGTGGGACGCCGTCGCGCGCACGCGGGGGATCGAATCGCCCGGCAACTGCCTGGTGGGCGAGGCGTACGCGGTGGACGCGGCGGGGACGACGATCTATGCCGAGGACGGCCCGGTGGTTGCGTTCGGCGTGGAGGACCTGGTGATCGTGCGCACGCACGGGATCACCTTCGTGGCGCACCGCGACCGCTCGCCGGATCTGAAAGCGCTGCTGGCCGAGCTTCCCGAGCAGCTGCGGAATCTCTGA
- a CDS encoding response regulator: protein MTDASASEPQVRRVLVADDEPHIGHIIRLKLEQGPYQVVLVSDGEEALEHLRGDEPIDVVLLDIMMPRATGLEVLEQARAMPHRRETPVIILTAKGQDADRRQALELGATDFFTKPFSPKKLLARVDELFGAPAAPGDE from the coding sequence ATGACCGACGCCTCCGCCTCCGAGCCGCAGGTCCGCCGCGTGCTGGTGGCCGACGACGAGCCGCACATCGGCCACATCATCCGCCTGAAGCTGGAGCAGGGCCCCTACCAGGTGGTGCTGGTGTCCGACGGCGAGGAGGCGCTGGAGCACCTGCGCGGCGACGAGCCCATCGACGTGGTGCTGCTCGACATCATGATGCCGCGCGCCACCGGCCTCGAGGTGCTGGAGCAGGCGCGCGCCATGCCGCACCGGCGCGAGACCCCCGTCATCATCCTGACCGCCAAGGGGCAGGACGCCGACCGCCGGCAGGCGCTGGAGCTGGGCGCCACCGACTTCTTCACCAAGCCGTTCAGCCCCAAGAAGCTGCTGGCGCGCGTCGACGAGCTGTTCGGCGCGCCGGCGGCGCCGGGCGACGAGTAG
- a CDS encoding roadblock/LC7 domain-containing protein, translated as MSELDQALDRIRSHDGVEHVLVLGRDGLLIQHAGHRPLDADTVSAMVPGIAMSAESLGQASGLGPASTVVVRLDEGVAVVQALSDEVLLAVLLRGGVGFAPLLRELGEGRQSLAALV; from the coding sequence ATGTCCGAGCTCGACCAGGCGCTGGACCGCATTCGCAGCCACGACGGCGTGGAGCACGTGCTGGTGCTGGGCCGCGACGGGCTGCTCATCCAGCACGCGGGGCACCGGCCGCTCGACGCCGACACCGTCTCCGCCATGGTTCCCGGCATCGCCATGTCGGCCGAGTCGCTGGGCCAGGCCTCGGGGCTGGGCCCCGCCTCCACCGTGGTCGTGCGGCTGGACGAGGGCGTGGCCGTGGTGCAGGCGCTCTCCGACGAGGTGCTGCTGGCGGTGCTGCTGCGCGGCGGCGTGGGCTTCGCGCCGCTGCTCCGCGAGCTGGGCGAGGGCCGCCAGTCGCTCGCGGCGCTGGTCTGA
- the serS gene encoding serine--tRNA ligase — MLELRQVRQDPDAVRAALARRGKPDETDAAVARVVDLDAERRALIAEGDELKARRNAVSAQVAERKRAKEDAADLIAETRGIGERIREIDTRLREVEGEIECILLRVPNLLHPSVPEGGEEANVVVRAWGEPRALGFEARPHWEIASALGMLDLPGGAKVAGSGFPAYRGMGARLQRALINFFLDLHTREHGYTEVEPPFLVTRESMQGTGQYPKFVEDGDAYELPEDGLYLVPTSEVPLVNLHRDEMLEAERLPVALTAYSPCFRREAGAAGKDTRGLLRLHQFDKVELVRFERPDASWDALEAITGQAEKVLRLLGLPYRVLLLAAGDTGFSAAKTYDLEAWAPGVGKWLEVSSASNCTDFQARRANIRFRPEPGAKPEFVHTLNASGLALPRTVVAILENYQNADGSVTVPEVLRPYLGADRIA; from the coding sequence ATGCTGGAGCTGCGCCAGGTCCGCCAGGACCCCGACGCCGTCCGCGCCGCGCTGGCCCGCCGCGGAAAGCCCGACGAGACCGACGCCGCCGTCGCCCGCGTCGTCGACCTCGACGCGGAGCGCCGCGCGCTGATCGCCGAGGGCGACGAGCTGAAGGCGCGCCGCAACGCCGTCTCGGCGCAGGTGGCCGAGCGCAAGCGCGCGAAGGAGGACGCGGCCGACCTGATCGCCGAAACGCGGGGGATCGGCGAGCGGATCAGGGAGATCGATACGCGGCTGCGCGAGGTGGAGGGGGAGATCGAGTGCATCCTCCTGCGCGTCCCCAACCTTCTCCACCCCTCCGTCCCCGAAGGTGGGGAGGAGGCGAACGTCGTCGTCCGCGCCTGGGGCGAGCCGCGGGCGCTGGGGTTCGAGGCCAGGCCGCACTGGGAGATCGCGTCGGCGCTGGGGATGCTCGACCTTCCCGGCGGGGCGAAGGTGGCGGGGAGCGGCTTCCCCGCGTACCGGGGGATGGGGGCTCGGCTGCAGCGCGCGCTGATCAACTTCTTCCTGGACCTGCACACGCGCGAGCACGGCTACACCGAGGTGGAGCCGCCCTTCCTGGTGACGCGCGAGTCGATGCAGGGGACCGGGCAGTACCCCAAGTTCGTGGAGGACGGCGACGCCTACGAGCTGCCGGAGGACGGGCTCTACCTCGTCCCCACCAGCGAGGTGCCGCTGGTCAACCTCCATCGCGACGAGATGCTGGAGGCGGAGCGGCTGCCGGTGGCGCTCACCGCGTACTCGCCCTGCTTCCGGCGCGAGGCCGGCGCGGCGGGGAAGGACACGCGCGGGCTGCTGCGGCTGCACCAGTTCGACAAGGTGGAGTTGGTGCGCTTCGAGCGCCCCGACGCGAGTTGGGACGCGCTGGAGGCCATCACCGGCCAGGCGGAGAAGGTGCTGCGTCTCCTCGGCCTTCCCTACCGCGTCCTTCTCCTCGCTGCTGGGGACACGGGGTTCAGCGCGGCCAAGACGTACGACCTGGAGGCGTGGGCGCCGGGGGTGGGGAAGTGGCTGGAGGTGAGCAGCGCGTCGAACTGCACCGACTTCCAGGCGCGCCGCGCGAACATCCGCTTCCGCCCCGAGCCGGGCGCGAAGCCGGAGTTCGTGCACACGCTGAACGCCTCGGGGCTGGCGCTGCCGCGCACGGTGGTGGCCATTTTGGAGAACTACCAGAACGCAGACGGCTCGGTGACGGTGCCCGAGGTGCTGCGCCCGTACCTGGGCGCGGACCGGATCGCCTGA
- a CDS encoding HAMP domain-containing sensor histidine kinase gives MPAFRLNRRHLPTALGLLAAATLAWYLLYSQFLVREMRHESEVHSRIVVRILTGLNDPSQDAPMRTLLELSTEVQDLDFPIVYTDQDGIPAFATNLPFEADLADSAGVVRVLEYAQELRRLNPPIVEPGLGTIYFGDTPTIRRLRWIPWLQVSAMACLLFAAAWMIRHNARTERERIWAAMARESAHQMATPLSSLAGWVEILRLPEEEREDMASLPAVAAEMEADLDRLEKVARRFEWIGRPVQKEPVEVRPLLRVLERYVRVRLPQLRRSVEMRVEVPEGVPPIDGNAILLEWALENLIKNALDALAGSGGQITIEAQAPSERTVEVRVSDNGPGVAPAVRNTIFEPGVSTKQGGWGVGLSLARRIVEDVHGGRLYLAPTERGATFVMVLPAAERAATDADKGPGLGIRARIGLPWGAKPDAGADATAGDGAAPRDAAGRTGTSHDRDAPGD, from the coding sequence GTGCCGGCCTTCCGCCTGAACCGACGGCACCTGCCCACCGCGCTGGGGCTGCTGGCCGCGGCCACGCTGGCGTGGTATCTCCTCTACAGCCAGTTCCTGGTCCGCGAGATGCGCCACGAGAGCGAGGTGCACTCGCGGATCGTGGTGCGCATCCTCACCGGGCTGAACGACCCCAGCCAGGACGCGCCCATGCGCACCCTGCTGGAGCTCAGCACCGAGGTGCAGGACCTGGACTTCCCCATCGTCTACACCGACCAGGACGGGATCCCGGCGTTCGCCACCAACCTGCCGTTCGAGGCCGACCTGGCCGACTCGGCGGGGGTGGTGCGGGTGCTGGAGTACGCGCAGGAGCTCAGGCGCCTCAATCCGCCGATCGTGGAGCCGGGGCTGGGGACCATCTACTTCGGCGACACGCCGACCATCCGCCGCCTGCGCTGGATTCCCTGGCTGCAGGTGAGCGCCATGGCGTGCCTGCTGTTCGCCGCGGCGTGGATGATCCGCCACAACGCGCGCACGGAGCGCGAGCGCATCTGGGCGGCGATGGCGCGCGAGAGCGCCCACCAGATGGCCACGCCGCTCTCCTCGCTGGCCGGGTGGGTGGAGATCCTGCGGCTCCCCGAGGAGGAGCGCGAGGACATGGCCAGCCTTCCCGCGGTGGCGGCGGAGATGGAGGCCGACCTGGACCGGCTGGAGAAGGTGGCGCGTCGCTTCGAGTGGATCGGCCGCCCGGTGCAGAAGGAGCCGGTGGAGGTGCGGCCGCTGCTGCGCGTGCTGGAGCGTTACGTGCGCGTGCGCCTGCCGCAGCTGCGCCGCAGCGTGGAGATGCGCGTGGAGGTGCCCGAGGGCGTGCCGCCGATCGACGGGAACGCGATCCTGCTGGAGTGGGCGCTGGAGAACCTGATCAAGAACGCGCTCGACGCGCTGGCGGGCTCGGGCGGGCAGATCACCATCGAGGCTCAGGCGCCGTCGGAGCGCACGGTGGAGGTGCGGGTGAGCGACAACGGGCCGGGGGTGGCGCCCGCGGTGCGCAACACCATCTTCGAGCCGGGCGTCAGCACCAAGCAGGGGGGATGGGGCGTGGGCCTCTCGCTGGCGCGGCGGATCGTGGAGGACGTGCACGGGGGGCGGCTGTACCTGGCCCCCACGGAGCGCGGCGCCACCTTCGTGATGGTCCTCCCCGCCGCCGAGCGCGCGGCCACGGACGCGGACAAGGGGCCGGGACTGGGGATCCGCGCGCGCATCGGGCTGCCGTGGGGCGCCAAGCCCGACGCGGGGGCGGACGCCACGGCGGGGGATGGAGCGGCTCCCCGGGATGCCGCGGGCCGCACGGGGACGTCGCACGACCGGGACGCGCCGGGGGACTGA
- a CDS encoding UvrD-helicase domain-containing protein has product MAVDLSHLNPEQRDAATHFEGPLLVLAGAGSGKTRVLTHRIAWLIDEMGVDPASILALTFTNKAAGEMRDRVRKLLGKEPQGMWIGTFHAIGARILRRDAPRLGWTPGFMVYDAEDTEALTKRIVRDQLKLDLKRWPPRAIHSAISAAKNELTGPEAYAQAARDAYELVVADAYPLYQKALRDANAFDFDDLLVKPVELFRTNERVLQRYRERFTFILVDEYQDTNRAQYVFLRLLAEEHQNLFVVGDDDQSIYGWRGADIRNILDFEKDFPGARTVRLEQNYRSTQVILDAANRVISENRKRKGKTLRTDNAGGEQVTLVECADEKDEAEWVAAEINARMGDDRGLKLKHFVVLYRTNSQSRAIEEALRREGMAYRVIGGIRFYERREVKDALAYLRLVANPAADEAFLRIVNVPRRGIGDASIARLGEYATARGLSLLAAAERAGQIDEIRGPAARALPELASLIAKHAAVADRLPLDEVLRGIVTESGLIESLKEEGQEGEDRIANVESLIAGAADLQERLLEQDEELLEELASEGATGPRALDRFLEHVALIADIDQHDPGADAVSMMTLHNAKGLEFPVVFITGLEDGLFPLVRAMDEPEQLEEERRLFYVGITRAERKLYLAYAKRRRRGREWMDTVPSSFLESLPKNLVDVRHSERTLEYTSGYAQPWKSFASRFGTRRERMGFAPPPRRAAPEDPSYQVDYSDSQEAVSLVKGARVRHPRFGAGTVRELSGFGADVKAAIDFDAEDVGRKIVVLKYANLEREYD; this is encoded by the coding sequence ATGGCGGTCGACCTTTCGCACCTGAACCCCGAGCAGCGCGACGCGGCCACCCACTTCGAGGGGCCGCTGCTGGTGCTGGCCGGCGCCGGCTCCGGCAAGACGCGCGTGCTGACCCACCGCATCGCCTGGCTGATCGACGAGATGGGCGTCGATCCGGCCTCGATCCTGGCGCTGACCTTCACCAACAAGGCGGCGGGGGAGATGCGCGACCGCGTGCGCAAGCTCCTGGGGAAGGAGCCGCAGGGGATGTGGATCGGGACCTTCCACGCCATCGGCGCGCGCATCCTCCGCCGCGACGCGCCGCGGCTGGGGTGGACGCCCGGCTTCATGGTGTACGACGCGGAAGACACCGAGGCGCTCACCAAGCGCATCGTGCGCGACCAGCTGAAGCTGGACCTCAAGCGCTGGCCCCCGCGCGCCATCCACTCGGCCATCAGCGCGGCCAAGAACGAGCTCACCGGCCCCGAGGCGTACGCCCAGGCCGCGCGCGACGCGTACGAGCTGGTCGTCGCCGACGCGTATCCGCTCTACCAGAAGGCGCTCCGGGACGCGAACGCCTTCGACTTCGACGACCTGCTGGTGAAGCCGGTCGAGCTGTTCCGCACCAACGAGCGGGTGCTGCAGCGCTACCGCGAGCGCTTCACCTTCATCCTGGTCGACGAGTACCAGGACACCAACCGGGCGCAGTACGTCTTCCTCCGACTCCTCGCGGAAGAGCACCAGAACCTGTTCGTGGTGGGCGACGACGACCAGTCGATCTACGGCTGGCGGGGCGCCGACATCCGCAACATCCTCGACTTCGAGAAGGACTTCCCCGGCGCGCGCACCGTGCGCCTGGAGCAGAACTACCGCTCCACGCAGGTGATCCTCGATGCGGCGAACCGCGTGATCTCCGAGAACAGGAAGCGCAAGGGGAAGACGCTGCGCACCGACAACGCCGGCGGCGAGCAGGTGACGCTGGTGGAGTGCGCGGACGAGAAGGACGAGGCGGAATGGGTGGCTGCCGAGATCAACGCGCGGATGGGCGACGACCGCGGCCTGAAGCTGAAGCATTTCGTCGTCCTCTACCGTACGAACAGCCAGTCGCGCGCGATCGAGGAGGCGCTGCGGCGCGAGGGGATGGCGTACCGGGTGATCGGCGGGATCCGCTTCTACGAGCGGCGCGAGGTGAAGGACGCGCTCGCGTATCTCCGACTGGTCGCCAACCCGGCCGCGGACGAGGCGTTCCTGCGCATCGTGAACGTGCCCCGCCGCGGCATCGGCGATGCGTCGATCGCGCGGCTGGGCGAGTACGCGACGGCGCGGGGGCTCTCGCTCCTGGCCGCGGCGGAGCGGGCGGGGCAGATCGACGAGATCCGCGGCCCCGCGGCGCGCGCGCTCCCCGAGCTGGCGTCGCTGATCGCCAAGCATGCCGCGGTCGCCGACCGGCTGCCGCTGGACGAGGTGCTGCGCGGGATCGTCACCGAGAGCGGGCTGATCGAGTCGCTGAAGGAGGAAGGGCAGGAAGGCGAGGACCGCATCGCCAACGTCGAGTCGCTGATCGCGGGCGCGGCCGACCTGCAGGAGCGGCTGCTGGAGCAGGACGAGGAGCTGCTCGAGGAGCTGGCGAGCGAGGGAGCCACCGGTCCGCGCGCGCTCGACCGCTTCCTGGAGCACGTGGCGCTGATCGCCGACATCGACCAGCACGACCCCGGCGCCGACGCGGTGTCGATGATGACGCTGCACAACGCCAAGGGGCTGGAGTTCCCGGTCGTCTTCATCACCGGGCTCGAGGACGGGCTCTTCCCGCTCGTCCGCGCGATGGACGAGCCGGAGCAGCTGGAAGAGGAGCGGCGGCTGTTCTACGTCGGCATCACCCGCGCGGAGCGGAAGCTCTACCTCGCCTATGCCAAGCGGCGACGGCGGGGGCGCGAGTGGATGGACACGGTGCCCAGCTCGTTCCTCGAGTCGCTGCCGAAGAACCTGGTGGACGTGCGCCACAGCGAGCGCACGCTGGAGTACACCAGCGGCTACGCGCAGCCGTGGAAGAGCTTCGCCAGCCGCTTCGGCACCCGGCGCGAGCGGATGGGCTTCGCGCCGCCGCCGCGGCGCGCGGCGCCCGAGGACCCGTCGTACCAGGTGGACTACAGCGACAGCCAGGAGGCGGTGTCGCTGGTGAAGGGCGCGCGCGTGCGCCATCCGCGCTTCGGCGCCGGCACCGTGCGCGAGCTGAGCGGCTTCGGCGCCGACGTGAAGGCCGCGATCGACTTCGACGCCGAGGACGTGGGCCGGAAGATCGTGGTGCTGAAGTACGCCAACCTCGAGCGGGAGTACGATTGA